In one Gopherus evgoodei ecotype Sinaloan lineage chromosome 1, rGopEvg1_v1.p, whole genome shotgun sequence genomic region, the following are encoded:
- the UBL3 gene encoding ubiquitin-like protein 3: MSSSVPADMINLRLILVSGKTKEFLFSPNDSAADIAKHVYDNWPMDWEEEQVSSPNILRLIYQGRFLHGNVTLGALKLPFGKTTVMHLVARETLPEPNSQGQRNREKTGESNCCVIL; encoded by the exons ATAAATTTGCGCCTCATCTTGGTAAGTGGGAAAACGAAAGAGTTCTTATTTTCACCAAATGATTCTGCTGCAGATATTGCAAAACATGTGTATGACAACTGGCCTATGG ATTGGGAAGAAGAGCAGGTCAGCAGTCCAAATATTCTGCGGCTTATTTATCAAGGACGGTTTCTTCATGGCAATGTGACACTAGGAG CATTAAAACTTCCTTTTGGCAAGACAACAGTGATGCATTTGGTGGCTAGAGAGACATTGCCAGAGCCAAACTCTCAAG GTCAGAGGAACCGTGAAAAAACTGGAGAGAGCAATTGCTGTGTGATCCTGTAA